Proteins found in one Rhodovulum sp. MB263 genomic segment:
- a CDS encoding VPLPA-CTERM sorting domain-containing protein encodes MKRLFLISAAAAGLIAAASAGSAATISFDLDDQRGSDPMKTAVTLEDVAGGVKMSFLVSDAGNQGDIAAVYFDLGGDGSVDSIEWTDLGPTLGFATDTKNAQAGNIGAEFDIGIAIGAVGSSGDFYNAFSFLVYGADLDVTDFIGQSFAVRGQTVGPCANPGPAQCSGNGSSKMFGTVPELQPEPAPVPLPAAGGLLLAGLAGFAALRRRTRG; translated from the coding sequence TTGAAAAGGCTTTTCCTGATCTCCGCCGCCGCTGCCGGATTGATTGCAGCCGCCTCGGCCGGGTCTGCCGCCACGATCAGCTTCGATCTTGACGATCAGCGCGGCAGCGACCCGATGAAGACCGCCGTCACGCTGGAAGACGTGGCGGGCGGCGTCAAGATGAGCTTTCTGGTGAGCGATGCGGGCAACCAGGGCGACATCGCGGCGGTCTATTTCGATCTCGGCGGTGACGGATCGGTCGACTCGATCGAATGGACCGACCTTGGCCCGACGCTCGGCTTCGCCACTGACACCAAGAATGCCCAGGCCGGCAATATCGGGGCCGAGTTCGATATCGGCATCGCCATCGGCGCGGTCGGGTCCAGCGGGGATTTCTACAACGCCTTCAGCTTCCTCGTCTATGGCGCCGATCTCGACGTGACCGATTTCATCGGCCAGAGCTTCGCGGTGCGCGGCCAGACGGTCGGACCCTGCGCCAATCCGGGTCCGGCGCAGTGCAGCGGCAACGGGTCGTCCAAGATGTTCGGCACCGTGCCCGAACTGCAGCCCGAGCCGGCGCCGGTGCCGCTTCCGGCGGCGGGCGGTCTGTTGCTGGCCGGGCTGGCCGGGTTCGCTGCGCTGCGTCGCAGGACGCGCGGCTGA
- a CDS encoding carboxylate-amine ligase produces MCASEPDFTLGIEEEYLLVERETCALAQAPKELMEACAADLGDQVMPEFLQCQIEVGTRVCRSVPEAREELRHLRATVAHHAARFGLAPIAASCHPSADWLDQHHTDKDRYNDLDRALAAVARRMLICGMHVHVGIPDPDQRIDLMAQFSYFLPHLLAMSTSSPFWKGVDTGLASYRLTVFDNLPRTGLPPRFESWSEYDRSVGTLIRLGLIEDATKIWWDLRPSARFPTLETRICDMSPRLDHTLSLAALIQCTLRMLWRLAGENLRWRVYERFLVGENRWRAQRYGVSEGLVDFGRKELVPFADLLEELIQLVESDAAVLGCLDEVTAARDVIAHGTSAERQRKAHAAALAAGADREEAMRAVVRLLIDEFGADL; encoded by the coding sequence ATGTGCGCAAGCGAGCCCGACTTCACCCTCGGCATCGAAGAGGAATACCTGCTGGTCGAGCGCGAGACCTGCGCGCTGGCGCAGGCGCCCAAGGAGCTGATGGAGGCCTGCGCCGCCGATCTCGGCGATCAGGTGATGCCGGAATTCCTGCAATGCCAGATCGAGGTCGGCACCCGGGTCTGCCGGAGCGTCCCCGAAGCGCGGGAGGAGCTCAGGCACCTGCGCGCGACGGTGGCGCATCATGCCGCGCGCTTCGGACTGGCGCCGATCGCGGCCTCCTGCCACCCCTCGGCCGACTGGCTCGACCAGCACCATACCGACAAGGACCGCTACAACGATCTCGACCGGGCGCTGGCGGCGGTGGCGCGGCGGATGCTGATCTGCGGCATGCATGTGCATGTGGGCATCCCCGATCCCGACCAGCGCATCGACCTGATGGCGCAGTTTTCCTATTTCCTGCCGCATCTGCTGGCGATGTCGACCTCGTCGCCGTTCTGGAAAGGGGTCGATACCGGGCTGGCCTCCTACCGGCTGACCGTGTTCGACAACCTGCCCCGGACCGGGCTGCCGCCGCGCTTCGAAAGCTGGTCCGAATATGACCGCTCGGTCGGCACGCTGATCCGGCTGGGGCTGATCGAGGATGCCACCAAGATCTGGTGGGATCTGCGGCCCTCGGCCCGCTTCCCGACGCTCGAGACCCGGATCTGCGACATGAGCCCGCGGCTCGATCACACGCTGTCGCTGGCGGCGCTGATCCAGTGCACGCTCCGGATGCTGTGGCGGCTTGCGGGCGAGAACCTGCGCTGGCGGGTCTATGAACGCTTTCTGGTGGGCGAGAACCGCTGGCGGGCGCAGCGCTATGGCGTCTCCGAGGGGCTGGTCGATTTCGGCCGCAAGGAACTGGTGCCCTTCGCCGACCTGCTGGAAGAGCTGATCCAGCTCGTCGAGAGCGATGCCGCCGTGCTGGGCTGTCTCGACGAGGTCACTGCCGCGCGCGATGTCATCGCCCATGGCACCAGCGCCGAACGGCAACGCAAGGCCCATGCCGCGGCGCTGGCGGCGGGCGCCGACCGCGAAGAGGCGATGCGGGCCGTGGTGCGGCTTCTGATCGACGAATTCGGCGCCGATCTCTGA